In the genome of Atribacterota bacterium, one region contains:
- a CDS encoding ABC transporter ATP-binding protein has translation MKLLGITKRFGYTSVLEGVHLEIPGGQFISIVGPSGSGKTTLLRIIAGFLRPDAGQVYIDERDVTEVPSRLRNIGMVFQHYALFPNLNVYENVAFGLRARKMEGSEIDRRVKEMLALVHLGEKMRSMPSELSGGQKQRVALARALAVQPKLLLLDEPLSALDAKVRLELRYELKRIQKEMGITTIYVTHDQEEALSISDLVAVLHQGLIEQIGTPEEVYSRPRTRFVAEFIGISTLLEVEVVSPDEGKLRWMDHTLQGLPLSRESAKLLILLRPENLNVLSKDRFSSVASSRNNALQGKILGQVFLGSVVRVAVEVRGVKFLVDVQNREENRFHLGEEVMVTFLPESIHYLLERERN, from the coding sequence GTGAAACTGCTTGGAATTACAAAGCGTTTTGGCTATACATCGGTTTTAGAAGGGGTCCATCTCGAGATTCCGGGAGGACAGTTTATTTCCATTGTTGGTCCAAGTGGTTCGGGAAAAACCACACTTTTGCGAATCATCGCTGGTTTCCTACGCCCTGATGCGGGTCAGGTATACATCGACGAACGGGATGTCACCGAGGTCCCCTCCCGCCTTCGGAACATCGGCATGGTTTTCCAGCACTATGCTCTTTTTCCCAATCTCAACGTCTATGAAAATGTGGCTTTTGGCTTACGAGCCCGGAAAATGGAAGGATCCGAGATTGACCGAAGGGTGAAAGAAATGCTCGCCCTGGTCCACTTAGGGGAGAAAATGCGCAGCATGCCGAGTGAGCTCTCCGGCGGGCAGAAACAGCGGGTAGCGCTGGCACGGGCTTTAGCGGTTCAACCGAAGTTGCTCCTTCTGGATGAGCCATTGAGTGCTTTGGACGCTAAAGTGCGGCTGGAGTTACGCTATGAACTCAAGCGCATTCAAAAGGAAATGGGTATCACCACCATTTATGTTACGCACGATCAGGAAGAAGCGCTGTCCATTTCGGACTTGGTGGCTGTGCTCCATCAGGGACTCATAGAGCAGATAGGCACCCCCGAAGAGGTTTACTCCCGTCCCCGTACCCGTTTTGTTGCTGAATTCATCGGAATTTCTACGCTCTTGGAGGTGGAAGTCGTATCGCCAGACGAGGGAAAATTGCGTTGGATGGACCATACCTTACAGGGATTGCCACTTTCTCGCGAAAGCGCAAAGCTTTTGATCCTCCTTCGACCGGAGAATCTCAACGTCCTGTCAAAAGACCGCTTTTCGTCGGTGGCTTCTTCTCGGAATAATGCACTCCAGGGAAAGATCCTGGGTCAGGTTTTCTTGGGATCCGTTGTGAGGGTAGCAGTTGAGGTAAGAGGAGTGAAGTTTCTTGTCGATGTGCAGAATCGAGAGGAAAACCGTTTCCATTTGGGAGAGGAGGTGATGGTTACTTTTCTTCCAGAGTCGATTCACTATCTCCTTGAACGTGAACGGAACTGA
- a CDS encoding extracellular solute-binding protein: MKRGLLVLGVSVMVVVIFVWGLAAFGEEKVHVAIQSFAHEALKPFIEQFETQTGIKVILESMPSSGTDALTKLTTYYRAGQSPYDVVSDSDEASPAFARAGWLEPLNDVLPADFFEDFPPSMLESEKAWNWLDEKVYRVRHSFEFGYFFYRKDWFDAMGLLPPATWEEMVDVGKKFTAQGKIGVEDALSKPALLYVYVAYLTLQAGGNPFAFDEGFKTAVKFIHDMIYEHQIFPKEALNKNYDQINEDYMNDRVAMMRQWPYFYSVTRGNAEWYREGKAEIALPPRGPVSSASWAGGWGWEIPKFAPNKEGAKKFIQFILSKEIAPKLARANSWFMNPRYSVMAELGDEGLAKYMKWYSDNNVPAPRPYHPRVAEAQNIVDDVVSAYLIGQMTLDEAVEQGKKMMAELGGQ, from the coding sequence ATGAAAAGAGGATTATTGGTTTTGGGTGTAAGCGTCATGGTGGTGGTTATTTTCGTATGGGGATTAGCCGCTTTTGGGGAAGAAAAGGTTCATGTAGCTATTCAGAGTTTTGCCCATGAAGCGCTGAAGCCTTTCATAGAACAGTTTGAAACCCAGACGGGAATCAAGGTGATTCTGGAATCGATGCCCTCTTCGGGAACGGACGCCCTGACTAAGCTCACGACATACTATCGGGCTGGTCAAAGCCCTTATGACGTGGTCAGTGATTCAGACGAGGCGTCTCCGGCTTTTGCTCGTGCTGGATGGCTTGAACCACTGAACGACGTTCTACCTGCAGATTTCTTTGAAGACTTTCCGCCGAGCATGCTAGAGTCAGAAAAGGCTTGGAACTGGTTAGATGAAAAAGTGTACCGGGTGCGGCACAGCTTTGAATTCGGCTACTTTTTCTATCGAAAAGACTGGTTCGACGCCATGGGTCTTTTGCCCCCCGCAACCTGGGAAGAGATGGTCGACGTTGGTAAGAAATTTACCGCTCAGGGCAAAATAGGGGTTGAAGACGCCCTCAGTAAGCCAGCCCTCCTCTACGTGTACGTCGCTTACTTGACGCTCCAGGCAGGAGGCAATCCCTTTGCCTTCGATGAGGGATTCAAGACCGCGGTCAAATTTATCCATGACATGATTTACGAACACCAGATTTTCCCCAAAGAAGCTCTAAACAAAAATTACGATCAGATTAACGAGGACTACATGAATGACCGTGTAGCCATGATGCGTCAGTGGCCGTACTTCTATAGTGTCACTCGGGGGAACGCTGAGTGGTACAGAGAAGGAAAGGCCGAGATTGCGTTACCTCCTCGTGGTCCGGTGAGTAGTGCCTCTTGGGCAGGAGGATGGGGCTGGGAGATTCCCAAGTTTGCTCCGAATAAAGAAGGGGCCAAAAAGTTCATCCAGTTCATCCTTTCAAAGGAGATTGCTCCTAAACTGGCAAGAGCCAATAGCTGGTTTATGAACCCTCGCTACTCGGTCATGGCCGAATTGGGTGATGAGGGCTTAGCGAAGTACATGAAGTGGTATAGCGACAACAATGTTCCCGCTCCTCGCCCGTACCACCCCAGGGTGGCTGAGGCACAGAACATCGTGGACGATGTGGTATCTGCGTATCTCATCGGTCAGATGACCTTGGATGAAGCGGTGGAACAGGGCAAGAAGATGATGGCTGAACTCGGAGGACAGTAG
- a CDS encoding uroporphyrinogen decarboxylase family protein, translated as MASRSRARAAFFLQPTDRIPHWEFLANPAFELQLTGIDPAQHPQKARLRTLELLPIDVEIPPRTDVPSAFQILENGTIVNERGKKVSQWGSGITWEWDHGSWFHSIEDVLHFDPVSMFLEQESKEVFEDIDPLQQFFHLPLEEMVKKLNEDFHRLQDLVGERALVPGHYYRTLLMWPLMLFGWEFFAELAYLYPQDFQRIWKGFTEISLKVTSAFSLTDIEVFTSHDDLCTARGPIFNPEWYRKNLYPYYEMLWDPLKRKGKKVIFISDGNLDCVIDDVLACGADGFFAESYTDLETLARKYGQEKVMVGNIDGRILAEGTKEDIRREVERCTRFGKSCPGYFYCVSNHLTHTIPPENVFYYFALCEELGRR; from the coding sequence ATGGCGAGTAGAAGTCGAGCTAGGGCAGCTTTTTTCCTTCAACCTACAGACCGTATTCCCCACTGGGAATTTTTGGCGAATCCTGCATTTGAGTTGCAGTTGACGGGAATCGATCCAGCGCAGCATCCTCAAAAAGCACGATTACGTACGTTGGAACTCCTTCCCATCGATGTGGAAATTCCTCCTCGCACTGATGTTCCCTCTGCTTTTCAGATCCTTGAAAACGGAACCATCGTCAATGAACGAGGCAAAAAGGTGAGCCAATGGGGAAGTGGGATTACCTGGGAATGGGACCACGGGTCCTGGTTTCATTCTATTGAGGATGTTTTGCATTTTGATCCGGTATCGATGTTCTTAGAGCAAGAGTCGAAGGAGGTATTTGAGGATATAGACCCGCTCCAGCAGTTTTTCCATCTACCACTTGAGGAGATGGTGAAGAAACTCAACGAGGATTTTCATCGTCTTCAGGATCTTGTGGGGGAAAGGGCTCTGGTCCCCGGTCACTACTACCGAACGCTTCTCATGTGGCCGCTCATGCTCTTTGGATGGGAGTTTTTTGCAGAACTCGCTTACCTCTATCCCCAGGATTTTCAGAGAATCTGGAAGGGGTTTACCGAAATCTCCCTCAAGGTGACCTCAGCTTTTTCTTTGACCGATATCGAGGTGTTCACGAGTCACGATGATTTGTGTACCGCCAGGGGGCCAATTTTCAACCCAGAATGGTATCGAAAGAACCTCTATCCGTACTACGAAATGTTATGGGACCCTCTGAAAAGGAAAGGGAAGAAGGTAATTTTTATCTCCGACGGAAATCTTGACTGTGTCATTGACGATGTGCTTGCTTGTGGGGCGGATGGATTTTTTGCCGAAAGTTATACGGACCTTGAGACACTGGCTCGTAAGTACGGGCAGGAAAAAGTCATGGTTGGAAACATCGATGGACGGATACTGGCAGAGGGGACGAAAGAAGATATTCGAAGAGAGGTTGAGCGTTGTACCCGCTTTGGCAAAAGTTGTCCCGGGTATTTTTACTGTGTTTCAAACCACCTTACCCACACCATTCCCCCGGAAAATGTGTTTTACTACTTTGCTCTCTGTGAGGAGTTGGGAAGGCGATAA
- a CDS encoding carbohydrate ABC transporter permease, translated as MHRDGLWTNAVMVYVFFCVYIFITIFPFYWIFISSVTPKHKLFSIPPLYFPSYFTTENFLRMAGNIPFSSYLRNSLIFALSSSAVSVFLSFFAAYAFARIRFRGSNILLLLFLLSIALPPITTVIPLYELYGRVSLLNKIEGMVVAMSSLITPFTIWILISFIKQVPAEIEEAAAIDGAGFLHILFRIAFPLILPAVGTMFVINFITGWNELLYPLVFAVDARSKTLTVGLTEVALESTAYGKPWDLMSALSVVMIIPVIVLVILFQRTIIEGLTRGAIK; from the coding sequence GTGCACAGAGATGGTTTGTGGACTAATGCAGTCATGGTTTACGTGTTTTTTTGTGTGTACATATTCATTACCATTTTCCCATTCTACTGGATTTTTATTTCCTCGGTGACCCCAAAACATAAGCTTTTTTCCATTCCGCCCCTGTACTTTCCTTCCTATTTCACCACGGAGAATTTTCTCCGGATGGCGGGCAACATTCCCTTCTCATCGTACCTTCGGAATTCCCTTATTTTTGCCCTTTCTTCAAGCGCGGTCTCCGTTTTCTTGAGTTTCTTTGCTGCTTATGCATTTGCTCGAATTCGCTTTCGAGGGAGCAATATTCTTTTACTCCTTTTTCTCTTGAGCATTGCCCTGCCACCAATTACCACGGTAATCCCGTTGTACGAACTCTATGGAAGGGTTAGCCTTCTGAATAAAATTGAGGGGATGGTGGTGGCAATGTCAAGCCTCATCACCCCTTTTACCATCTGGATTCTCATTTCCTTTATCAAGCAGGTTCCGGCAGAAATTGAAGAGGCGGCAGCCATCGATGGTGCTGGATTTTTGCACATTCTTTTTCGGATTGCTTTCCCTCTGATTTTACCTGCGGTGGGCACGATGTTTGTCATCAACTTTATTACCGGCTGGAACGAACTCCTTTACCCTTTAGTCTTTGCCGTTGATGCGCGGAGCAAGACCCTCACCGTTGGTCTCACCGAGGTGGCTTTGGAATCAACGGCCTATGGGAAACCATGGGACCTCATGAGTGCTCTCAGTGTGGTGATGATTATCCCTGTCATTGTGCTTGTGATTCTCTTTCAACGAACCATCATCGAGGGTCTAACCCGAGGGGCTATTAAGTGA
- a CDS encoding glycoside hydrolase family 38 C-terminal domain-containing protein, translating into MYLHFVSHTHWDREWYETFDAFRFRLVRLIDHLLDVFREEPAYRYFLLDGQTIVLEDYVEVNPARQSELKSYIEGERLFVGPWYVLTDEFLVSGETHIRNLLLGRNMMRAFGGDNRVGYLPDSFGHIAQMPQILIKSGIPHATFWRGAPKTVQKSEFFWQAPDGSKVLTLYMPFGYGIATDLPDDEEKLMRRIGGLVEKLTPFATTSHLLLMNGSDHVEPDPKLPQKLDLLRKRFPEHVILHSHLGYLFRKIEEEAPTLSIYEGEWRADDLNYLLGGTLSTRVYLKQKHHQCSSLLEGWLEPLYTVISLLGGPYPEEYLAYLWKLLLQNSPHDSICGCSIDAVHEEMMLRYRKIETLGGKLLEEARDTLEKCCRGDEDILLIFNPYPYPVDAYLEGEVYLQKAKIREVDFEVSKIRSYEPEEGALYRVLELQSREETVIPEIIENDWVTFMATPSHTLPQIFRAQRLFLGFTVHHLPPLGFRAYRIVPKNIAKENHSIFPQRNVLENEFYRIVVEPSGCLRLFAHELSWEGVLGPVFEDGADAGDEYDYSPCENDEIIHSSDLSPAISWVRKDRYLQSVRLHYSMTVPRSLTPDRKGRSQERVVVPITMDVRLYSGSRRIDLDIGLENTARDHRLRILFDVPFRTAHHFVDAHFAILQRENDGKSHPQNDFVFVEDGEKVFALFNQGLREYEVSPEEKGTRIAVTLLRAVGWLSRDDLLTRKGDAGWSLPAEGAQCLGNHRFRLALLFAKGPAWQLFLNREARIFNRPPLLLQVEGNEASFLNGWSPFECDNPVLVLSALKRKENGDGMVIRMYNPTVSPQRFRLSFTLPVIAIQRLSLVEEEEDLVPLRGNVVEGVMGPFEIATWGIVLRKERKGTFYP; encoded by the coding sequence GTGTACCTGCATTTTGTAAGCCACACGCACTGGGACAGGGAGTGGTACGAAACTTTTGATGCCTTTCGTTTTCGTCTTGTACGGCTTATTGATCACCTCCTTGATGTTTTTCGAGAGGAGCCGGCGTACAGGTACTTTCTCTTGGACGGCCAGACGATAGTCCTTGAGGACTACGTGGAGGTCAATCCCGCTCGACAGAGTGAACTTAAGTCGTACATTGAAGGGGAGCGGTTATTCGTCGGTCCATGGTATGTCCTCACCGATGAATTCTTGGTGAGTGGTGAGACCCACATTCGAAACCTTCTTTTGGGTAGGAACATGATGCGGGCATTTGGTGGAGACAATAGGGTTGGTTACCTTCCCGATTCTTTTGGTCACATTGCCCAGATGCCCCAAATACTCATAAAAAGTGGTATTCCCCATGCTACCTTTTGGCGAGGAGCGCCGAAAACGGTACAAAAGAGTGAATTCTTTTGGCAAGCTCCCGATGGTTCAAAGGTTTTAACCCTGTACATGCCCTTTGGATATGGCATTGCCACCGATCTTCCAGACGACGAGGAGAAACTCATGCGAAGAATTGGTGGACTTGTGGAGAAACTCACCCCTTTCGCTACGACTTCGCATCTTCTACTCATGAACGGAAGTGACCACGTGGAGCCAGACCCAAAACTTCCTCAGAAACTCGATCTCCTTCGCAAAAGGTTTCCCGAACATGTTATTCTCCACTCCCATCTAGGATATCTTTTCCGGAAAATCGAGGAAGAAGCTCCGACCCTATCCATTTATGAGGGTGAATGGAGGGCTGATGACCTCAACTACCTTCTGGGAGGAACACTCTCAACCAGAGTGTATTTAAAACAGAAGCACCATCAGTGTTCCTCCCTTCTTGAGGGATGGCTTGAACCCCTATATACCGTTATCTCTCTTTTGGGTGGTCCTTATCCTGAGGAATACCTCGCTTACCTTTGGAAGCTCCTTTTGCAGAACTCTCCCCACGACTCTATCTGTGGCTGCAGTATTGACGCAGTGCATGAGGAAATGATGCTTCGGTATCGCAAGATTGAAACCTTGGGGGGAAAGCTTCTGGAAGAGGCGAGGGATACTCTGGAAAAATGTTGCCGTGGTGATGAAGATATCCTCCTCATTTTTAATCCCTATCCCTATCCGGTGGATGCGTACCTTGAAGGTGAGGTGTACCTTCAGAAAGCGAAGATACGGGAAGTGGACTTTGAGGTGAGTAAAATTCGTTCTTACGAACCTGAGGAGGGCGCTCTTTACCGTGTCCTGGAGCTCCAAAGCCGGGAAGAAACCGTGATTCCCGAAATCATCGAAAACGATTGGGTTACGTTTATGGCCACTCCATCCCATACCCTTCCTCAAATTTTTAGAGCACAGCGACTTTTTCTTGGCTTTACAGTACACCACCTCCCACCCCTTGGTTTTCGAGCTTATCGCATCGTTCCCAAAAACATTGCAAAGGAGAATCATTCGATCTTTCCCCAAAGGAATGTTTTAGAAAACGAGTTCTATCGGATTGTGGTGGAACCGTCGGGGTGCCTTCGTCTCTTTGCTCATGAACTCTCCTGGGAAGGCGTCTTGGGTCCTGTGTTTGAAGATGGTGCCGATGCCGGCGATGAGTATGACTACTCACCATGCGAGAATGACGAAATTATTCACAGCAGTGACCTTTCTCCTGCCATTTCGTGGGTGAGAAAGGACCGATACCTCCAGAGCGTTCGCCTTCATTATAGTATGACGGTTCCTCGTTCCCTTACCCCCGACCGGAAAGGGCGAAGCCAGGAAAGAGTGGTTGTTCCTATTACCATGGATGTTCGTCTCTATAGTGGATCTCGGAGGATTGACCTTGATATCGGTTTGGAAAACACTGCCAGAGACCACCGGTTACGAATCCTTTTCGACGTGCCGTTCAGGACAGCACACCACTTTGTCGATGCCCATTTTGCCATTCTGCAGCGGGAAAATGACGGTAAATCCCACCCCCAAAATGACTTTGTCTTCGTAGAAGATGGGGAAAAGGTTTTTGCCCTCTTCAACCAGGGACTTCGGGAATATGAAGTATCTCCAGAGGAAAAGGGGACACGGATAGCTGTTACCCTTCTGCGTGCGGTGGGATGGCTCTCACGGGATGACCTCTTAACTCGCAAAGGGGACGCTGGTTGGAGCCTGCCTGCAGAGGGAGCCCAGTGTTTGGGAAACCATCGCTTTCGTTTGGCGCTTCTTTTCGCTAAAGGTCCTGCCTGGCAACTTTTCCTGAATCGGGAAGCTCGGATTTTTAACCGTCCTCCGCTTCTTTTGCAGGTTGAGGGGAATGAAGCATCCTTCCTGAATGGTTGGTCACCCTTTGAGTGTGACAATCCGGTGCTTGTTTTGAGTGCTCTGAAGCGGAAAGAGAATGGTGATGGTATGGTTATCCGGATGTATAATCCCACAGTGTCCCCTCAACGCTTTCGCCTTTCTTTCACCCTTCCGGTAATTGCGATTCAGCGATTGTCGCTGGTAGAGGAGGAAGAGGACCTTGTTCCCCTGCGAGGGAACGTGGTAGAGGGTGTTATGGGTCCTTTTGAGATTGCTACTTGGGGTATTGTTTTGAGAAAGGAACGGAAGGGAACCTTCTATCCTTAA
- a CDS encoding sugar ABC transporter permease produces the protein MNFQKASRRKIYYAIILILPALVLRLFTSLYPVVYTIYLSFFRVNPIVGAYTYTGLANFQKMFADLVVRESVLFTLFFTFISIAFQTLLGLLVALLLNKRFSLRYFARTINLVPWAIPMIVVALGFRWMFDSEYGVIADLIARFVGVRFAWLVDPWGARWAIVLANVWKNTPFVAMLLLAGLQSVPLELYEAARVDGASGWHCFRYITIPFLSPIVITTVLFFTVWYLATFDIVYGMTGGGPGFSTAIMSYKIYQETFSHMNFGYASAISVALLLLVAILGTIVLFISRKFEILL, from the coding sequence GTGAACTTTCAGAAAGCATCCCGGCGGAAGATTTATTATGCCATAATCCTCATCCTTCCTGCGTTAGTCTTGCGTTTATTTACCTCTCTCTATCCAGTGGTGTACACGATTTACCTCTCTTTTTTTCGGGTCAATCCCATCGTTGGTGCCTATACCTACACGGGATTGGCAAACTTTCAGAAAATGTTTGCTGACCTTGTGGTTCGTGAGAGCGTCCTGTTTACCCTGTTTTTCACGTTTATTTCCATTGCTTTTCAGACGCTTTTGGGACTTTTGGTGGCTCTTTTGCTGAATAAGCGTTTTTCCCTTCGCTACTTCGCGCGTACCATTAATCTCGTCCCCTGGGCGATTCCCATGATTGTTGTGGCGCTGGGTTTCCGCTGGATGTTCGATAGCGAATACGGGGTCATTGCCGATCTCATCGCCCGCTTTGTAGGGGTGCGTTTTGCCTGGCTGGTGGACCCTTGGGGAGCACGGTGGGCGATTGTTCTTGCCAATGTCTGGAAAAATACCCCATTTGTGGCGATGTTGCTCCTCGCTGGTCTACAAAGTGTCCCTCTGGAACTGTATGAAGCGGCAAGGGTGGATGGTGCTTCTGGATGGCACTGTTTTCGATATATTACGATTCCCTTTCTCTCCCCAATTGTCATTACCACAGTGCTCTTTTTTACCGTGTGGTACCTGGCAACCTTCGATATCGTATACGGTATGACCGGAGGTGGCCCTGGGTTTTCCACGGCCATTATGTCGTATAAGATATACCAGGAAACTTTCTCTCATATGAATTTTGGGTACGCTTCGGCCATCAGCGTGGCATTACTTTTACTGGTGGCGATTTTGGGGACCATTGTCCTTTTCATTTCACGAAAGTTTGAAATTCTTCTGTAA
- a CDS encoding uroporphyrinogen decarboxylase family protein yields MLPSRSSMEEKKGYLRRFWQRKEKGPVWYIGSPGEALLIEEGTIPSFEAMLQAELRRIENRTHILDFDVPAIRTDFGTSIFPSAFGCPLHFSKGRYPWGEPVLFDDSEKVFALKKPSVRDGLLGVVLDFTHFAAGATRETLPIKMTDLQGPMDVAYLLWESNDFFLALFDAPRAVHHLLGMVTELMIEFVHAQRSAVQGAEFIPCHLQHYLPWGEGICVSEDLLSLLSPELYREFALPYINILSREFGGVFIHSCGNFVHNLEVLLEIENLKGINFGATETPFEEVVGKLGNRVVLSPHVGLNKDVVFESVFHYLTHLERWGNNVAGLYVLVDTTNSLLGHDMAWNGDELEKIYRIFARWSEQDGE; encoded by the coding sequence GTGCTTCCATCACGCTCCTCTATGGAGGAAAAAAAAGGGTATCTCAGGCGTTTTTGGCAACGAAAGGAAAAGGGTCCGGTGTGGTATATTGGCTCTCCGGGAGAAGCACTCTTAATCGAAGAGGGTACGATTCCCTCGTTTGAGGCCATGCTCCAGGCGGAGCTTCGGCGCATTGAAAACCGCACACATATCCTTGACTTTGACGTTCCCGCTATTCGGACGGATTTTGGGACCAGCATTTTTCCTTCCGCTTTTGGATGTCCACTCCATTTTTCGAAGGGTCGATATCCCTGGGGAGAACCGGTACTCTTTGATGACTCCGAAAAGGTTTTTGCGTTGAAGAAACCCTCAGTGCGGGATGGGCTTCTTGGGGTAGTCCTCGATTTCACTCATTTCGCTGCAGGCGCAACCCGGGAAACTTTACCCATCAAGATGACCGATCTCCAGGGGCCGATGGATGTAGCCTACCTCTTGTGGGAGAGTAACGACTTCTTTTTGGCCCTTTTTGATGCTCCTCGGGCTGTTCACCACCTCCTTGGGATGGTCACCGAACTTATGATCGAATTTGTCCATGCGCAGCGAAGCGCAGTACAAGGTGCGGAATTCATTCCCTGTCATCTCCAGCATTACCTCCCCTGGGGGGAAGGGATTTGTGTAAGCGAGGACCTTCTCTCTCTTCTCTCTCCGGAACTCTACCGAGAGTTTGCTCTCCCATACATCAACATTCTTTCGCGGGAGTTTGGTGGAGTGTTCATCCATTCCTGTGGAAATTTTGTGCATAACCTGGAAGTACTCCTTGAAATTGAAAACCTCAAAGGGATCAATTTCGGGGCTACCGAAACACCGTTTGAAGAGGTGGTAGGCAAACTTGGGAACCGGGTGGTGCTCTCTCCACATGTAGGGTTGAATAAAGATGTGGTTTTTGAGAGCGTTTTTCACTATTTAACCCATCTTGAGCGTTGGGGGAACAATGTGGCCGGTCTCTATGTGCTCGTGGATACCACGAATTCTCTCCTTGGGCATGACATGGCTTGGAACGGAGACGAACTGGAAAAGATTTATCGTATTTTTGCGCGCTGGAGTGAACAGGATGGCGAGTAG
- a CDS encoding EAL domain-containing protein, whose amino-acid sequence MPCKKCETIPWEKPAGVRDIVIYASHEYLLQKFYENLKHAFSIQRYNECLMLKEDFDDFMQTVSITSSGVFTPLELQNISIMVCKDVNFLKFNDFKSVRTLEQWIHIHQAEELKWILEHNAIVTYFQAIVDVSNREIVGYECLSRGIKRDGSLLYPETMFRLAEKADLLFYLDRLCRIKSLQSARENVITKMIFVNFSPSAIYNPEFCLRSTINTAKELNYDVSKVVFEVIESEKLENHEHLKEVLDYYKKWGFKVALDDVGAGYANLEMLVQLKPDIVKIAMSFVRHVHHEPIKKSVITAITTLAKEMGLKTIAEGVETEEEFSTVKDLGVDYAQGYLFGKPTPTI is encoded by the coding sequence ATGCCCTGTAAAAAATGTGAAACCATTCCATGGGAAAAGCCTGCAGGAGTACGCGATATTGTCATATACGCAAGCCATGAGTACCTACTCCAAAAGTTCTACGAAAATTTGAAGCACGCTTTTTCAATCCAGCGTTACAATGAGTGCCTGATGCTCAAAGAGGACTTCGATGATTTCATGCAAACCGTGTCCATTACAAGCTCAGGGGTATTCACACCATTGGAACTACAAAACATCTCCATCATGGTGTGTAAAGATGTGAACTTTTTGAAGTTCAACGACTTCAAAAGCGTAAGAACGCTCGAGCAATGGATACACATTCACCAGGCAGAGGAGCTGAAGTGGATTCTAGAACACAATGCTATCGTGACCTATTTCCAGGCCATAGTGGACGTGAGTAACCGAGAGATAGTCGGATACGAATGTCTTTCAAGGGGAATAAAAAGGGACGGAAGTCTCCTTTATCCCGAGACCATGTTTCGTTTGGCTGAGAAAGCCGATTTACTCTTCTACTTAGACCGCCTTTGTAGAATAAAGTCGCTTCAAAGTGCCAGAGAAAATGTCATCACCAAGATGATCTTTGTTAACTTCTCACCCAGCGCCATATACAATCCTGAATTCTGCCTCAGATCAACGATCAACACCGCTAAAGAGCTCAATTACGATGTATCAAAAGTGGTCTTTGAGGTGATTGAAAGTGAAAAACTCGAAAACCACGAGCATCTAAAAGAAGTGCTCGACTACTATAAAAAATGGGGATTCAAAGTAGCGCTGGATGACGTTGGTGCTGGATATGCGAACCTTGAAATGCTTGTCCAGCTCAAACCCGATATAGTCAAAATCGCTATGAGCTTCGTGAGGCATGTTCATCACGAACCAATAAAAAAGTCAGTCATCACAGCCATTACCACGCTGGCAAAAGAAATGGGACTCAAGACCATCGCCGAGGGCGTAGAAACGGAAGAGGAGTTTTCCACCGTCAAAGATCTGGGTGTCGATTACGCCCAGGGATACCTTTTTGGAAAACCCACACCAACGATTTAA
- a CDS encoding ABC transporter permease subunit, producing the protein MFWIGENHFGLSQFWLRLSRSFLVVYILLPVLLLFVGSFGEKWFGTLFPQGFTFEWYRTLFSEKMYLRSLQMSVLVGVLTVIATALLAIPTVYAVHISGRKLLRSLFDAMVILPIALPPIVLGIGLVQAYNWPSLSLVGTWQLLFFAHVIYSIPFMVKPIMANLEMLDWKTLEEAAESLGASQWYIVRRLLLPNLRLGILSGAIMTFAFSFGEFQLALILTSSESQTYPVTLYQAFYVSTGFACAAVMVLVLVAGMTLWVFSRFSSIRVVQ; encoded by the coding sequence ATGTTTTGGATCGGCGAGAACCATTTTGGTCTATCGCAGTTTTGGTTACGTCTTTCCCGTTCTTTTTTGGTCGTGTACATTTTGCTACCGGTTCTCCTCCTCTTCGTCGGTTCTTTCGGTGAGAAATGGTTTGGTACCCTTTTCCCCCAGGGGTTCACCTTTGAATGGTATCGGACCCTCTTTTCCGAAAAAATGTACCTCCGTTCTTTGCAGATGAGTGTTCTGGTGGGAGTATTAACCGTCATTGCCACGGCACTTTTGGCTATTCCGACCGTGTACGCGGTGCATATTTCGGGAAGGAAGCTTTTGCGTTCTCTTTTCGATGCCATGGTGATTTTACCGATTGCTTTGCCTCCCATTGTTTTGGGTATTGGCCTCGTCCAGGCTTACAACTGGCCTTCTTTGTCCCTGGTAGGGACGTGGCAACTCCTCTTTTTCGCTCACGTGATCTATAGCATTCCCTTCATGGTGAAACCGATTATGGCCAATCTGGAAATGCTCGACTGGAAAACCCTAGAGGAGGCCGCCGAAAGTTTAGGTGCTTCCCAGTGGTACATTGTTCGGCGATTGCTCCTCCCGAACTTGCGCTTAGGTATCCTCTCTGGGGCAATTATGACTTTCGCTTTTTCTTTTGGAGAGTTCCAGTTGGCTCTCATTCTCACGAGTTCTGAAAGCCAAACCTACCCAGTTACTCTATATCAGGCGTTCTACGTGAGCACCGGTTTTGCTTGTGCGGCGGTGATGGTGCTCGTTTTGGTGGCTGGGATGACGCTATGGGTTTTTAGTCGTTTCTCTTCAATCCGAGTGGTGCAATGA